Below is a window of Humulus lupulus chromosome 2, drHumLupu1.1, whole genome shotgun sequence DNA.
attattttttttcttcaaattatgtatttttagtatgtttttaaatcataggTATTTTTATAAACTTTACAATATCACAAATGCAATAATCCATTACATTATTGACTGCATTTTTGGtcaataatgaattaattaaGCTAAACATGTGTATCTAgataaatcaaaataaactaaaaaacaaccaATTTAGAGAGATTCAGTTCAAGATGGCTTACTTCCACTTGAAGCTTTTATATTTAAAACATAacgttatatataaaaaaattataatataataagttaTGCATAAATAATACAATTTTCAAACAACATTGAAAAgcgtttatatatatttattgaatcatcacataagcataacatatataattaataatagtaATGATTTCAGAGTGATTAAATTTTAGGTTGAATCATTGAACTATAAGGATTAACAATAGTGAAACCTCCATCAACGACCAGGTTATGTCCACTCACGTATCGACCATCGTCACTAGCCAAAAATAGAGCTGCACTTGCAATATCATCTGCCTTAAGCGTCACATGCTTTAAGTTAGCCATCTCGTCGGACAAactctcaacctcctcctcacCAAGCCCAGTGAACTCCTTGACCATCGGCGTTGCAACTGCGAACGGCGACACACAGTTGACTCTTATTCCAAACTGTCCCAACTCCACAGCGGCGTTCCTCGTCAGCCCCAACACTGCACTTTTCGAGCAAGTGTAGGCGTACGAGCTTGTGCCGCCCAAGCTCGCGCTAATACTAGCTGTCGATATGATGCTGCCGCCAGAGATCATGGCTTGGGCAGCGTGTTTGATGCCGAGAAAGACGCCTGTGATGTTCACTCGCAAGATGCGCTCAAAATCGTCCTTGTCGCTGTCGACGAGTCGGAGTTTGCTGTCGCCAGTTGTGGCGGCGTTGTTGAACATTATGTCTAACTTTCCGAACGATTTTACGGCTTTTTCCACCGCAGCTTTGACTTGGTTTTCGTCTGTTACGTCGCAGTGGACATAAGTGACGTCGTTTTTGGCACCTGATGATGATATAGATTGGGATACGGAGTGGCCAAGCTCGTCTTGGACATCGGCTATGACTAATTTGGCTCCATGTTGGGCGAAGATTTCGGCAGTTCTTCGGCCTATCCCACTGGCTCCTCCGGTGATCAAAGCTACCTTACCTTccaacctatatatatatatacatatatatatacgagTCATTTGGGATATATAAACAGTAACAACTATATATGAAGTTTAATCGACTTTAGTCTTAATTTGGAACATACCTTCTTGAGATTGTTGAGACCAATGAAGTGGCTGCCATTTCTTAGAGAGAGATGATAGTTTATTTCTTAAGTCTCCGGACACTTATTGGTTATAATGAATTGATTATAACAATGTGTGAAtatgtactatatatatatatcccaaGGGTACAAGGTTTAACTAAAATATGTAAAATGTTAGGCacacacattattattattattagggtaCAAGTCGTCTGTCTAGTGTGGTCTATTTTATAGCACAGTTCCTCTAAAGCCATTACAAAAGAAAATTGAGTTTACATTATGTTTGCTCGAGAAaattttccctccattttttttttttgttgatataATGCTTCACTTAACTATGCATTTAGTTAGGGAAGTTGAGTTAGGTGGGCCAGTGTATATGAAGTGGATGTATGTATTTGAGAGATACATGAAAATATTAAAGGAATATGTACGAAATCGTAGTAGAGCAAAAAGTTGT
It encodes the following:
- the LOC133816894 gene encoding secoisolariciresinol dehydrogenase-like, with product MAATSLVSTISRRLEGKVALITGGASGIGRRTAEIFAQHGAKLVIADVQDELGHSVSQSISSSGAKNDVTYVHCDVTDENQVKAAVEKAVKSFGKLDIMFNNAATTGDSKLRLVDSDKDDFERILRVNITGVFLGIKHAAQAMISGGSIISTASISASLGGTSSYAYTCSKSAVLGLTRNAAVELGQFGIRVNCVSPFAVATPMVKEFTGLGEEEVESLSDEMANLKHVTLKADDIASAALFLASDDGRYVSGHNLVVDGGFTIVNPYSSMIQPKI